One part of the Parabacteroides distasonis ATCC 8503 genome encodes these proteins:
- a CDS encoding DNA alkylation repair protein — MESLQDEIREIRKELRLAMNGVISTSMREKGIVYKLNFGVPYPEIKGIARKHKPNGELAAALWKEDIREFKILATFLQPAETLPLDEAKRWVKEIPYLEIAEHCCRNLFVHLPYMEDFTSDLVADKKNEFARTVAFLTWAENFKRGGSLSSVVLGSFLAETLSSLAETKDFKSTLKEKQASIQAMKFYGRQSEGNAERILDGFKEFQEAAGNTPELQEIYNELKFEFEYYR, encoded by the coding sequence ATGGAAAGTTTACAAGACGAGATAAGGGAGATCCGTAAGGAACTTCGTTTGGCGATGAACGGGGTGATTTCTACGAGTATGCGTGAGAAAGGTATCGTATATAAGTTAAATTTCGGGGTTCCGTACCCCGAAATAAAGGGAATCGCCCGTAAGCATAAACCGAATGGAGAGCTAGCGGCGGCTTTATGGAAAGAAGACATCCGTGAGTTTAAGATATTGGCGACCTTTCTCCAACCCGCCGAGACGTTGCCTTTGGATGAGGCGAAACGTTGGGTCAAGGAGATTCCTTATTTAGAGATCGCGGAGCATTGTTGCCGGAACTTGTTCGTTCATCTGCCTTATATGGAGGACTTCACGTCTGATCTGGTTGCTGATAAGAAAAATGAGTTCGCTCGCACGGTCGCCTTTCTTACTTGGGCCGAGAATTTTAAGCGAGGTGGCAGCTTATCTTCTGTGGTTTTAGGATCTTTCTTGGCAGAAACCTTAAGTAGTCTAGCGGAGACTAAGGATTTTAAATCTACGCTGAAAGAGAAACAAGCGTCTATTCAAGCCATGAAGTTTTATGGGCGTCAATCTGAGGGGAATGCGGAAAGGATCCTAGACGGTTTCAAGGAATTTCAGGAGGCTGCGGGAAACACGCCGGAATTACAAGAAATCTATAATGAATTAAAATTCGAGTTTGAATATTATCGGTAA
- a CDS encoding Fur family transcriptional regulator, which produces MEAKVYTEMRALFTEYLTEKKLRKTEERYAIFKEICAFPGHFDMCMLSDRLEQDNFHVSKATLYNTLDVLVDAGLVVRHQITVQSVQYELRIYADTHLHLVCTRCGAIRELRNSTLKADMRNLKVSRFTPEYYCLYIYGLCSKCKFKLQRSVK; this is translated from the coding sequence ATGGAAGCGAAAGTTTATACGGAAATGCGTGCGTTGTTTACCGAATATCTAACGGAGAAGAAACTGCGGAAAACCGAGGAGAGATATGCTATATTCAAGGAGATATGTGCTTTTCCCGGGCATTTTGATATGTGTATGCTTTCGGATCGGTTGGAGCAAGACAACTTCCATGTCAGTAAGGCTACACTCTATAATACGTTGGATGTACTGGTTGATGCCGGTTTGGTGGTGCGTCATCAAATAACCGTCCAGTCGGTGCAATATGAGTTGAGGATTTATGCCGATACGCATTTGCATTTGGTTTGCACGAGATGCGGGGCCATCCGGGAGCTGCGAAACAGTACGTTGAAAGCGGATATGAGAAACTTGAAAGTCTCTCGTTTTACGCCGGAGTATTATTGTTTGTACATTTATGGCCTATGCAGTAAATGCAAGTTTAAGTTGCAAAGGTCAGTTAAATAA
- a CDS encoding adenylosuccinate synthase, whose product MKVDVLLGLQWGDEGKGKVVDVLTPNYDVVTRFQGGPNAGHTLEFNGEKYVLRSIPSGIFQGGKINVIGNGVVLDPLLFKQEAESLAASGHDITKQLYISKKAHLILPTHRILDAAYEAAKGSGKIGTTGKGIGPTYTDKISRNGVRVGDLLHNFEEKYAAAKAKHEAILRSLNYEYDITEMEAQWLEALNYLRQFKLIDSEHVINNYLKEGKSVLAEGAQGTMLDIDFGSYPFVTSSNTICAGCCTGLGVSPRNIGEVYGIFKAYCTRVGSGPFPTELFDEVGDKIGQLGHEFGAVTGRKRRCGWIDLVALRYAVMINGVSQLIMMKSDVLDTFDTIKACVAYKMNGVETNEFPYEIDDTIEPVYVELPGWKTDMTKMRSEDEFPEEFNAYLSFLEEELGVPVKIVSVGPDREQTIVRYTEE is encoded by the coding sequence ATGAAAGTAGACGTTTTGTTAGGATTGCAATGGGGCGACGAGGGCAAAGGCAAGGTTGTCGATGTGCTGACTCCGAATTACGATGTGGTAACTCGTTTTCAAGGAGGCCCTAATGCCGGACATACATTGGAGTTTAACGGGGAAAAGTATGTGTTACGTTCGATTCCTTCCGGTATTTTCCAAGGTGGAAAGATAAACGTAATCGGTAACGGTGTCGTTCTGGACCCGTTATTGTTCAAGCAGGAAGCGGAATCATTGGCAGCGAGTGGTCACGATATCACCAAGCAGCTTTATATCTCTAAGAAAGCTCACCTAATTTTACCTACTCACCGGATCTTGGATGCCGCTTACGAGGCCGCAAAAGGTTCCGGAAAGATCGGTACGACAGGAAAGGGTATCGGCCCGACTTATACGGATAAGATTAGCCGTAACGGTGTTCGTGTGGGCGATTTGTTGCATAACTTCGAAGAGAAATATGCGGCCGCTAAAGCAAAACATGAAGCGATCTTGCGTTCATTGAACTATGAATATGATATAACCGAGATGGAGGCTCAATGGCTGGAGGCCTTGAACTACCTCAGACAATTCAAATTGATTGATAGCGAGCATGTCATCAATAACTATTTGAAGGAAGGCAAGTCGGTCTTGGCGGAAGGCGCTCAAGGTACGATGCTGGATATAGACTTCGGTTCTTATCCATTCGTGACTTCCTCTAACACGATCTGTGCCGGATGTTGTACGGGACTGGGGGTTTCTCCCCGGAATATCGGTGAGGTATATGGAATCTTCAAGGCTTATTGTACACGTGTAGGTAGCGGTCCGTTCCCGACCGAGTTGTTTGATGAGGTGGGAGATAAGATCGGTCAATTAGGCCATGAGTTCGGTGCGGTTACGGGACGTAAACGCCGTTGTGGCTGGATTGATTTGGTAGCCTTGAGATATGCCGTGATGATCAACGGTGTAAGCCAATTGATCATGATGAAGAGTGATGTGTTAGATACCTTCGATACGATCAAGGCTTGCGTGGCTTATAAGATGAACGGTGTCGAGACTAATGAGTTCCCGTATGAGATCGATGATACGATCGAACCTGTATACGTGGAATTACCGGGTTGGAAGACGGATATGACGAAGATGCGGAGCGAGGACGAGTTCCCTGAGGAGTTCAACGCTTACCTTTCTTTCTTGGAGGAAGAACTGGGTGTGCCTGTGAAGATCGTTTCCGTAGGACCGGATCGTGAACAGACGATTGTCAGATATACAGAAGAATAA
- a CDS encoding zinc metallopeptidase: MSMYWIIFIGFALLSWLVSSRLQGKFEKYSKIPMPNGMTGKDVAEKMLHDNGIYDVKVISTPGHLTDHYNPANQTVNLSESVYYSNSIAAAAVAAHECGHAVQHATAYAPLRMRSALVPVVSFASNIMTWVLLGGMLLLHTFPQLLLFGIILFATTTLFSFITLPVEINASQRALAWLSNAGITNAYTHDKAEDALRSAAYTYVVAALGSLATLLYYIMIFLGGRSRD; this comes from the coding sequence ATGAGCATGTATTGGATTATATTTATTGGATTTGCGCTATTGAGTTGGCTGGTGTCATCCCGTCTTCAGGGCAAGTTTGAGAAGTATTCGAAAATTCCTATGCCGAATGGCATGACAGGAAAAGATGTCGCAGAGAAGATGTTGCATGACAATGGTATCTATGATGTAAAGGTGATTTCTACACCCGGACATCTGACGGACCATTACAATCCCGCTAACCAGACGGTGAACTTGAGTGAGTCGGTTTATTATAGCAATAGTATCGCCGCCGCTGCGGTTGCCGCCCATGAGTGCGGTCACGCTGTGCAGCATGCTACCGCTTACGCTCCGTTGAGAATGCGTTCGGCTTTGGTTCCGGTTGTTAGTTTCGCCTCAAATATCATGACATGGGTGTTGCTGGGTGGTATGTTATTATTGCATACGTTTCCTCAGTTATTGTTATTCGGTATAATCTTGTTCGCTACGACTACGCTATTTAGCTTTATCACGCTTCCGGTCGAGATCAATGCGAGCCAACGTGCTTTGGCGTGGTTGAGCAATGCCGGTATAACAAATGCTTATACGCATGATAAGGCAGAGGATGCTTTACGTTCCGCCGCTTATACGTACGTGGTCGCTGCGTTAGGTTCGCTTGCTACATTATTATATTATATAATGATATTCTTGGGGGGAAGAAGCCGGGATTGA
- the hisS gene encoding histidine--tRNA ligase: MQKPSIPKGTRDFSPEEMAKRNYIFNTIREVFHLYGFQQIETPAMENLSTLMGKYGEEGDKLLFKILNSGDCFAGISDEELMEKNPLRFAAKACEKGLRYDLTVPFARYVVQHRNEISFPFKRYQIQPVWRADRPQKGRYREFYQCDGDVVGSDSLINEVELIQIMDEVFHRFGIRVCIKMNNRKILSGIAEIIGEADKIVDITVAIDKLDKIGLDNVNEELRSKGLPEEAIERLQPIIMLQGSNQEKIATLKKVLSASETGLKGVAELDFILERISHTSIRAELELDLTLARGLNYYTGAIFEVKALDVQIGSITGGGRYDNLTGVFGMEGVSGVGFSFGADRIFDVLNQLDLYPEGSLKTTQLLFVNFGQKEEIHLLPLIAKVRKAGIRTELYPESTKMKKQMGYADAKKIPFVAIVGENEMAENKINLKNMLTGEQTLVTIEELIERF, encoded by the coding sequence ATGCAAAAACCTTCCATACCCAAAGGTACTCGGGATTTTTCGCCGGAGGAAATGGCGAAACGTAATTATATATTCAACACGATCCGTGAAGTATTTCACTTGTATGGCTTCCAGCAAATAGAGACTCCTGCCATGGAGAACCTTTCTACATTGATGGGTAAATATGGCGAGGAAGGGGATAAGCTCCTTTTCAAGATATTGAATTCCGGTGATTGTTTCGCTGGTATCTCGGATGAGGAGTTAATGGAAAAGAACCCGTTGAGATTTGCTGCTAAGGCTTGTGAGAAAGGCTTGCGTTATGATTTGACCGTTCCGTTCGCCCGTTACGTGGTACAACATCGTAATGAGATCAGTTTTCCGTTCAAACGTTACCAGATCCAACCGGTTTGGCGTGCCGATCGTCCGCAAAAGGGACGTTACCGGGAGTTCTACCAATGTGATGGCGACGTTGTGGGTTCTGATTCCTTGATCAATGAGGTGGAACTGATCCAGATTATGGACGAGGTGTTCCATCGTTTTGGCATTCGTGTGTGTATCAAGATGAACAATCGTAAGATCCTTTCCGGTATTGCCGAAATCATAGGCGAGGCGGATAAGATCGTAGACATTACGGTAGCTATCGACAAGCTGGATAAGATTGGCTTGGACAACGTGAATGAAGAGCTTCGTTCCAAGGGTTTACCCGAGGAGGCGATCGAGCGTTTGCAGCCGATCATTATGCTGCAGGGTTCAAATCAAGAAAAGATCGCTACCTTGAAAAAGGTATTATCTGCGTCTGAGACTGGTTTGAAAGGTGTAGCCGAATTGGATTTTATTTTGGAGCGCATCTCTCATACGTCAATCCGTGCGGAATTAGAGCTTGATCTGACATTAGCTCGCGGCTTAAACTATTATACAGGTGCGATTTTCGAGGTGAAAGCCTTGGACGTACAGATCGGTAGTATCACGGGTGGTGGTCGCTATGACAACCTGACAGGGGTATTTGGCATGGAAGGCGTATCTGGTGTCGGTTTCTCTTTCGGCGCTGATCGTATCTTTGATGTATTGAACCAATTGGATTTATATCCGGAAGGATCTTTGAAGACTACACAGCTTCTATTCGTGAACTTCGGACAGAAAGAGGAGATTCATTTATTGCCGCTGATCGCTAAGGTTCGTAAGGCGGGGATTCGTACAGAGCTATATCCTGAGTCTACTAAGATGAAAAAGCAAATGGGATATGCGGACGCTAAGAAAATCCCGTTCGTTGCGATAGTCGGAGAGAATGAGATGGCCGAGAATAAAATCAACTTAAAGAATATGCTCACGGGTGAGCAAACCCTTGTGACTATCGAGGAGCTGATAGAACGCTTTTAG
- a CDS encoding glycoside hydrolase family 30 protein, with translation MKIPVFILSISLYLSSCSFTPRAEWVTTTENTPWAEQPDLISALADTIPNIDITILTEKHQQQIDGFGACFNELGWLSLSKLEPSVREEIMEELFFPGVGANFTICRMPVGANDFSRDWYSYDEVDGDFTMEHFTIANDQQTLIPFIKNARKYQPDLRLWASPWCPPAWMKYNKHYASAYTGENYDEKYRNGLSADKVGHEGTDMFIQDSLYLKAYALYFSKFIEAYKKHGIPIFAIMPQNEFNSAQIFPSCCWTSASLANFIGNYLGPAMQVQGVDIMFGTMERANESLVDTVLTDPASGKYVKGVGFQWAGKGAIAGIHKRYPGLKLYQTEQECGDGKNDWKGAMYSWGLMRHFLDNGVSAYMYWNISLENGGISRWGWAQNSLVVVDPQTKSYRYTPEYYVMKHVSHYVQPGAYKLETEGAYTNLLAFRNPDNSIALIIANETSDDRSLSIRIGDRVYTPIVKAYSMNTLLVD, from the coding sequence ATGAAAATACCTGTTTTTATACTCTCAATATCTTTATACCTTTCTTCCTGCTCTTTCACCCCCCGTGCCGAGTGGGTAACGACAACCGAGAATACCCCTTGGGCTGAGCAACCCGATCTGATCTCCGCCCTTGCGGATACGATACCTAATATTGATATAACAATTCTAACAGAAAAGCATCAACAACAAATTGATGGTTTCGGAGCCTGTTTTAATGAATTAGGTTGGCTTTCCTTGAGTAAGCTGGAGCCAAGTGTACGTGAGGAAATCATGGAAGAGCTTTTTTTCCCCGGAGTCGGAGCCAACTTCACGATTTGCCGGATGCCTGTAGGAGCAAATGATTTCTCCCGTGATTGGTATTCGTATGACGAGGTAGACGGTGATTTCACAATGGAACATTTTACCATCGCCAATGACCAACAAACGTTGATTCCTTTTATCAAGAACGCTCGGAAGTATCAGCCAGACTTACGCTTGTGGGCTTCCCCGTGGTGCCCTCCCGCTTGGATGAAATATAACAAACACTATGCCTCTGCCTATACGGGTGAGAATTATGACGAGAAGTATCGAAATGGTTTGTCGGCCGATAAGGTCGGCCATGAAGGTACGGATATGTTTATCCAAGACTCTCTTTACCTGAAAGCCTATGCCCTCTATTTCTCTAAATTTATCGAGGCCTATAAGAAACACGGAATTCCAATCTTTGCCATAATGCCCCAGAACGAGTTCAACTCTGCGCAAATATTCCCGAGTTGTTGTTGGACATCGGCTTCTTTGGCTAATTTTATCGGTAATTATCTCGGGCCGGCCATGCAGGTTCAAGGAGTGGATATTATGTTCGGCACGATGGAACGTGCGAATGAGTCGCTTGTTGATACGGTATTGACAGATCCCGCTAGTGGTAAATATGTAAAAGGTGTCGGTTTCCAATGGGCGGGTAAGGGAGCTATCGCCGGAATCCACAAACGTTATCCCGGGTTGAAGCTTTACCAAACCGAGCAAGAATGTGGAGATGGCAAGAACGATTGGAAGGGTGCCATGTATTCTTGGGGGTTGATGCGACATTTTCTGGATAATGGCGTTTCTGCCTATATGTATTGGAATATATCTTTGGAAAATGGAGGGATCAGTCGTTGGGGATGGGCGCAAAACTCATTGGTTGTCGTAGATCCGCAAACCAAGAGCTATCGATATACTCCGGAATACTACGTGATGAAACATGTCAGCCATTATGTCCAGCCCGGTGCATATAAATTAGAAACGGAAGGAGCCTATACGAATCTGCTGGCATTCCGTAACCCGGATAACAGTATCGCCTTGATTATCGCCAATGAGACCAGTGATGATCGTTCCCTTTCCATCCGCATAGGCGATCGAGTCTATACTCCGATCGTAAAAGCATATTCCATGAATACGCTGCTGGTCGATTGA
- a CDS encoding co-chaperone GroES, protein MNIRPLADRVLIKPAAAEEKTLGGIIIPDSAKEKPLKGEIVAVGNGTKDEEMVVKVGDNVLYGKYAGTEIELDGEKYLIMRQADVLAII, encoded by the coding sequence ATGAACATTAGACCATTAGCAGACCGCGTGCTGATTAAGCCGGCCGCTGCGGAAGAGAAAACATTAGGTGGAATTATTATTCCTGACTCAGCAAAGGAAAAGCCTTTAAAGGGTGAGATTGTAGCCGTAGGTAACGGAACGAAAGACGAGGAGATGGTTGTAAAGGTTGGTGATAACGTATTGTATGGTAAGTATGCAGGTACGGAAATCGAACTAGATGGTGAGAAATACTTGATCATGCGCCAAGCAGACGTTTTAGCTATTATCTAA
- the groL gene encoding chaperonin GroEL (60 kDa chaperone family; promotes refolding of misfolded polypeptides especially under stressful conditions; forms two stacked rings of heptamers to form a barrel-shaped 14mer; ends can be capped by GroES; misfolded proteins enter the barrel where they are refolded when GroES binds) gives MAKEIKYDMDARDLLKKGVDELANAVKVTLGPKGRNVIIEKKFGAPHITKDGVTVAKEVELTCPFENMGAQLVKEVASKTNDNAGDGTTTATVLAQSIIGVGLKNVTAGANPMDLKRGIDKAVAKVVESIANQAEAVGDKFEKIEHVAKISANGDEAIGKLIAEAMQRVKTEGVITVEEAKGTETTVDVVEGMQFDRGYISPYFVTDTEKMECQMENPYILIYDKKISVLKDLLPILEPTVQSGRPLLIIAEDIDSEALATLVVNRLRGSLKICAVKAPGFGDRRKAMLEDIAVLTGGTVISEEKGLKLEGATMDMLGTAEKITVDKDTTTIVNGAGDKEAIQARIGQIKIQMENTTSDYDKEKLQERLAKMAGGVAVLYVGAPSEVEMKEKKDRVDDALHATRAAIEEGTVPGGGVAYIRAIDALEGMKGDNEDETTGIEIVKRAIEEPLRQIVANAGKEGAVIVQKVKEGKGDFGYNARKDCFENLCEAGVIDPAKVTRVALENAASIAGMFLTTECVIAEKKEETPAMPPMNPGMGGGMGGMM, from the coding sequence ATGGCAAAAGAGATTAAATACGATATGGATGCCCGCGACCTTTTGAAGAAAGGTGTGGATGAGTTGGCTAATGCCGTTAAGGTAACATTAGGCCCGAAAGGTCGTAACGTAATTATCGAGAAGAAATTCGGAGCTCCTCACATCACGAAAGATGGTGTAACGGTTGCTAAAGAAGTAGAGTTGACTTGCCCGTTCGAGAACATGGGTGCTCAATTGGTTAAGGAAGTGGCTTCCAAGACAAACGATAACGCCGGTGACGGTACGACTACAGCTACGGTTTTGGCTCAGTCTATCATTGGTGTCGGTTTAAAGAACGTTACTGCCGGAGCGAACCCGATGGATTTGAAACGTGGTATCGACAAGGCTGTCGCTAAGGTTGTAGAGAGCATCGCTAACCAAGCTGAGGCTGTAGGTGATAAGTTCGAGAAGATCGAGCATGTAGCGAAGATCTCCGCAAATGGTGACGAGGCTATCGGTAAGTTGATCGCGGAGGCTATGCAACGTGTGAAGACTGAAGGTGTTATCACGGTTGAGGAAGCTAAAGGTACTGAAACTACAGTTGACGTAGTTGAGGGTATGCAGTTCGACCGCGGTTATATCTCTCCGTACTTCGTAACGGATACAGAGAAGATGGAGTGCCAGATGGAGAATCCGTATATCTTGATTTATGACAAGAAGATCTCCGTATTAAAAGACCTTCTTCCTATCCTTGAGCCGACCGTACAGAGCGGACGTCCTCTTTTGATCATCGCTGAGGATATCGACAGCGAGGCTTTGGCTACATTGGTAGTGAACCGTCTGCGTGGTTCCTTGAAGATCTGCGCTGTTAAGGCTCCGGGCTTCGGCGACCGTCGTAAGGCTATGTTGGAAGATATCGCTGTATTGACAGGCGGTACGGTTATCTCTGAGGAGAAAGGTTTGAAATTGGAAGGTGCTACAATGGATATGCTAGGTACCGCTGAGAAGATCACGGTAGACAAAGATACCACTACCATTGTAAATGGTGCTGGTGACAAGGAGGCTATCCAAGCTCGTATCGGCCAGATCAAGATCCAGATGGAGAACACGACATCTGATTACGATAAAGAGAAATTGCAAGAGCGTTTGGCTAAGATGGCCGGCGGTGTAGCTGTTCTTTACGTAGGTGCTCCTTCTGAGGTTGAGATGAAAGAGAAGAAAGACCGTGTGGATGACGCATTGCACGCAACTCGTGCCGCTATCGAAGAAGGTACGGTGCCCGGTGGTGGTGTTGCCTATATCCGTGCTATCGATGCATTGGAAGGCATGAAGGGCGACAACGAGGACGAGACTACAGGTATCGAGATCGTTAAGCGCGCTATCGAGGAGCCGCTTCGCCAGATCGTAGCTAACGCTGGTAAGGAAGGTGCCGTTATCGTTCAGAAAGTGAAGGAAGGCAAGGGCGACTTCGGTTACAACGCTCGTAAGGACTGTTTCGAGAATTTGTGCGAGGCTGGTGTAATCGACCCGGCTAAGGTAACTCGCGTAGCATTGGAGAACGCAGCTTCTATCGCTGGTATGTTCTTGACTACAGAGTGTGTGATCGCAGAGAAGAAAGAAGAGACTCCGGCTATGCCTCCGATGAACCCGGGTATGGGTGGCGGAATGGGCGGTATGATGTAA
- a CDS encoding RNA polymerase sigma factor yields MQSYTEDEIVVQLRDPARQREAFAKVVSLYGEKLYWHIRKMVLDHEDANDLLQNTFLKAWTNIELFRGEAKLSTWLYKIAINECITFLNKQRNMNNVSIDDADTFLLERLKGDEYFDGDEIQVRLQNAILTLPEKQRLVFNMKYNEEMKYEEMSEILGTSVGALKASYHHAVKKIEEFLTKEV; encoded by the coding sequence ATGCAATCCTATACAGAAGACGAAATTGTAGTACAGCTCCGGGACCCGGCCCGACAACGTGAGGCCTTCGCTAAGGTCGTAAGCTTGTATGGCGAGAAGTTGTATTGGCATATACGAAAGATGGTACTGGATCATGAGGATGCGAACGACTTACTCCAAAATACGTTTTTGAAAGCTTGGACGAACATTGAGCTTTTTCGTGGCGAGGCCAAATTATCTACATGGCTTTATAAGATCGCGATCAACGAGTGCATTACTTTCCTAAACAAACAGCGAAATATGAATAACGTATCTATCGACGATGCGGATACCTTTTTGCTGGAACGTTTGAAAGGGGATGAATACTTCGATGGTGACGAGATACAGGTAAGATTGCAAAACGCTATTCTTACCTTGCCAGAGAAACAACGCTTGGTTTTCAATATGAAGTATAACGAGGAGATGAAGTACGAGGAGATGTCCGAGATACTAGGTACCTCTGTCGGGGCTTTGAAGGCCTCGTATCATCATGCGGTGAAAAAAATCGAGGAGTTTTTAACAAAAGAGGTTTAA
- the mazG gene encoding nucleoside triphosphate pyrophosphohydrolase translates to MATREEKMEAFGQLLDILDELRVKCPWDRKQTNESLRTNTIEETYELCEALMREDNTNIKKELGDLLLHIVFYSKIGEEKEAFDIKDVCDSLCQKLIYRHPHVFGDTSADTAQKVEQSWEQLKLKEKGGNKTVLEGVPASLPSVVKAHRIQDKARNVGFDWEQRDQVWDKVQEEFNELKTEIDRMDADKMEAEFGDLFFSLINAARLYKINPDNALERTNQKFIRRFNYLEEHTIQEGRSLKDMTLEEMDQLWNEAKAKGL, encoded by the coding sequence ATGGCAACTAGAGAAGAGAAGATGGAAGCCTTCGGGCAATTACTCGACATTCTGGATGAATTACGGGTAAAATGCCCTTGGGATCGTAAACAGACAAACGAGAGCCTCCGCACGAATACGATCGAGGAAACCTATGAACTATGCGAGGCCTTGATGCGTGAGGATAACACAAACATAAAAAAAGAATTAGGAGACCTGTTATTGCACATCGTCTTTTACTCCAAGATCGGCGAGGAAAAAGAAGCTTTCGATATCAAGGATGTCTGCGACAGCCTTTGCCAGAAACTGATTTACCGCCATCCACACGTATTCGGAGATACCTCCGCCGATACCGCTCAAAAGGTAGAGCAAAGCTGGGAGCAGCTTAAGTTGAAAGAAAAGGGGGGTAACAAAACCGTACTGGAGGGTGTTCCCGCTTCCCTCCCATCCGTAGTAAAAGCGCATCGTATCCAAGATAAGGCCCGTAACGTAGGTTTCGACTGGGAACAACGTGATCAAGTATGGGATAAGGTACAGGAGGAATTTAATGAGTTGAAAACCGAGATAGACAGGATGGACGCAGATAAGATGGAAGCTGAGTTCGGAGATCTCTTCTTTAGCTTGATCAACGCTGCCCGCCTATACAAAATAAATCCGGACAACGCATTGGAACGCACGAACCAGAAGTTTATCCGCCGTTTTAATTATCTAGAGGAGCACACGATCCAAGAAGGTCGTTCCTTGAAAGATATGACATTGGAGGAAATGGATCAACTGTGGAATGAAGCCAAGGCCAAAGGCTTATAA